One Candidatus Planktophila limnetica DNA segment encodes these proteins:
- a CDS encoding sensor histidine kinase has translation MTQRERVKIAQELHDGIAQDLVGLSYSLDLLLAAPETPSVTRIELRTILFKVSALIESVRAEIFNLRAQELLSFEQSLRALLLELRSTVELKIAREDFAISAHIEEELLAISRELLRNSLKHSGASVIEISISKSENSMQYIYRDNGKGMNTPKSAGFGIRGIQERCSAINGALTTSSSSQGTNYSITLPS, from the coding sequence GTGACACAACGCGAGCGAGTAAAAATCGCTCAAGAGTTACATGATGGAATAGCGCAAGATCTCGTGGGGCTTTCGTACTCATTAGATCTACTACTTGCTGCCCCCGAAACTCCATCTGTCACACGCATAGAACTTCGAACGATTCTCTTCAAAGTATCAGCATTGATCGAAAGTGTTCGTGCAGAAATCTTTAACTTACGAGCCCAGGAATTACTCTCTTTTGAGCAATCTCTACGAGCCCTGTTGCTCGAACTCAGATCAACCGTTGAGTTAAAGATTGCGCGTGAGGATTTCGCCATATCTGCCCACATAGAAGAGGAGTTATTGGCCATTTCTCGCGAACTACTTCGCAACTCGCTTAAGCACTCTGGGGCTAGCGTTATAGAGATATCCATTTCCAAAAGCGAGAATAGTATGCAATACATCTATCGCGATAATGGAAAAGGTATGAATACACCTAAATCAGCAGGTTTTGGCATCCGTGGAATTCAAGAGCGTTGTTCGGCAATTAATGGCGCATTGACTACGTCGAGCTCGTCACAGGGTACTAATTATTCAATCACCTTACCTTCATGA
- a CDS encoding AMP-dependent synthetase/ligase produces the protein MNEISVPALVPIASAGNLTNLVSERAWFEPERVMLSRALGDGWQSVTAKEFESEVRATAKGLVAAGINIGDRVAIMARTRYEWTILDFAIWYAGGCVVPIYDTSSAEQIDWILNDSGAVAIIVETPALRDLVKTVQPSHTTRMWTMTENVLATLAYDGAAVSDEEIEKRRKALLPETLATLIYTSGTTGKPKGVQISHANFLAECGNVVQGANDLFLKPGGSTLLFLPVAHVFGRMVQIGSVAAGLHLAHCSDPVGRLPIDLASFKPTFVLAVPRIFEKVYNGAEAKAEAAGKGKIFRKAADIAIEYSRGIESGKISPALKFKHGLFDKLVYSKIRTGLGGRVEAAISGGAPLGERLGHFYRGAGITILEGYGLTETTAGATLNLTNEIRVGSVGRPIPGTTIKIAEDGEVLIKGPIVMQGYWKNDAANAEVFSGDRWFHSGDLGKLDDEGYLFIVGRKKELIVTAGGKNVAPAVLEDRLRAHPLISQCMVVGDNQPFIATLVTIDQDALKTWVVANKKEGASLADLTTDPDLVAVIQTAVDEANKAVSRAESIRKFRILPTDFTIAGGHLTAKLSLKRHVIGKEFAADIAALFAD, from the coding sequence ATGAATGAGATCTCAGTCCCGGCCCTTGTGCCGATTGCCAGCGCTGGAAACCTAACAAACCTTGTATCAGAACGTGCGTGGTTCGAACCTGAACGCGTCATGCTCTCACGTGCACTCGGAGATGGTTGGCAGAGTGTTACTGCAAAAGAGTTTGAATCTGAAGTACGTGCAACCGCAAAAGGTCTCGTTGCTGCAGGAATAAACATTGGTGACCGAGTCGCAATCATGGCTCGCACTCGTTATGAATGGACGATTTTAGATTTTGCAATTTGGTATGCCGGCGGTTGTGTTGTTCCTATTTATGACACATCATCGGCTGAACAAATTGATTGGATTCTCAACGATTCAGGTGCGGTTGCAATTATCGTAGAAACTCCTGCGTTGCGAGATCTCGTTAAAACTGTTCAACCATCACACACCACACGTATGTGGACGATGACTGAAAATGTCTTGGCAACACTTGCCTACGATGGAGCAGCCGTCAGCGATGAAGAGATCGAAAAGCGCAGAAAAGCTTTATTGCCCGAAACGTTGGCAACACTTATCTACACATCAGGTACAACAGGTAAACCTAAAGGTGTCCAAATTTCACACGCAAACTTCTTAGCCGAGTGTGGAAACGTTGTACAAGGAGCAAATGATTTGTTCCTCAAGCCTGGTGGATCAACACTTTTATTCTTACCGGTAGCTCACGTCTTTGGACGCATGGTTCAAATTGGTTCTGTTGCCGCAGGTTTACATCTGGCACATTGCAGCGATCCTGTTGGGCGCTTACCAATTGATCTTGCTTCCTTTAAGCCGACTTTCGTGCTTGCAGTTCCTCGCATCTTTGAAAAGGTATACAACGGCGCTGAAGCAAAAGCAGAAGCTGCTGGCAAGGGAAAAATATTTAGAAAAGCTGCAGACATTGCAATTGAATACAGCCGAGGAATCGAGAGTGGCAAAATTTCACCTGCGCTTAAGTTTAAGCATGGACTCTTTGACAAACTTGTGTACTCAAAGATTCGTACCGGTTTAGGTGGGCGTGTAGAGGCTGCTATTTCAGGAGGCGCGCCACTAGGTGAGCGACTCGGTCACTTCTACCGTGGCGCTGGCATCACAATTCTTGAAGGTTACGGACTGACTGAAACAACAGCCGGAGCAACACTTAACCTAACAAATGAAATTCGAGTTGGTTCAGTTGGTCGTCCAATTCCTGGCACAACAATAAAAATTGCTGAAGATGGAGAAGTTCTCATCAAGGGACCAATCGTTATGCAGGGTTACTGGAAAAATGATGCGGCAAATGCCGAAGTATTCTCCGGCGATCGATGGTTTCACTCTGGAGATCTCGGCAAACTCGATGATGAAGGATATTTATTTATTGTCGGACGCAAGAAAGAACTTATTGTTACAGCCGGTGGAAAAAACGTTGCACCAGCTGTTCTTGAAGATAGATTGCGCGCTCACCCACTGATTAGCCAGTGCATGGTCGTTGGCGATAATCAACCATTTATTGCAACCTTGGTAACTATCGATCAAGATGCATTAAAGACATGGGTCGTAGCTAATAAAAAAGAGGGTGCATCCCTTGCTGATCTGACAACAGATCCAGACCTTGTTGCTGTTATTCAAACAGCAGTAGATGAAGCAAATAAGGCAGTCAGCCGTGCGGAATCAATTCGCAAGTTTAGAATTCTGCCAACTGATTTCACCATTGCAGGCGGTCATCTCACCGCAAAACTTTCATTAAAGCGCCACGTGATTGGAAAAGAATTCGCAGCAGATATCGCTGCCCTCTTTGCAGATTAG
- a CDS encoding SRPBCC family protein produces MSDLSTSTISIDAPVDAVRAILFDLAGYPSWSTAIKSAEVKATDDQGRATSVKVSIDAGMMKDRVLLNYDWSSAPDKLEFSLEEADLLTAMNGAYITKAIDADTTSVTYELGVEVSMPIPSMMRTKAEKATIDQALAQLKAHAEN; encoded by the coding sequence ATGAGCGACTTAAGCACTTCAACCATATCCATCGACGCACCAGTTGACGCTGTCCGAGCCATCCTCTTTGACTTGGCGGGCTACCCAAGCTGGTCAACTGCCATTAAGAGCGCCGAAGTTAAGGCAACCGATGATCAAGGTCGCGCAACGAGTGTGAAGGTTTCCATTGATGCGGGAATGATGAAAGATCGCGTTCTTCTTAATTACGACTGGAGCAGCGCACCAGACAAACTTGAGTTTTCACTTGAGGAAGCAGATTTATTGACAGCTATGAATGGCGCATACATCACCAAGGCAATCGATGCAGATACGACATCTGTTACATACGAGCTCGGTGTTGAAGTTTCAATGCCAATCCCATCGATGATGCGCACAAAAGCAGAGAAAGCCACAATCGATCAGGCCCTGGCGCAACTTAAAGCTCACGCTGAAAACTAG
- a CDS encoding ROK family glucokinase: MSLTIGIDVGGTKLLGGVVDENGNVLSHARSETPREGGRKLLQNIADLAKELIADNKIEAVGLSAAGFVSSDRKTMLAAPNIADWNGVDLDKELNELIGLPVVIENDANAAAWGEAKFGAGKNQDHVMLLTIGTGIGGGLVINGNLHRGAFGVAAEFGHVRVVPEGHLCGCGARGCFEQYASGNALLRHAREAIAASPELARNLLSRGDGSVNGLTGAAITDAARDGDPVALAAFNTTAQWLGAGIATLSVVLDPRFVIIGGGVIDAGDILLKPTREAVARYMPFAGKHPYPEIIPAALGNKAGLIGVSDLARR, translated from the coding sequence ATGTCACTCACAATTGGAATTGACGTTGGTGGTACAAAATTATTAGGTGGCGTTGTCGATGAAAATGGAAATGTTCTCTCTCATGCACGAAGTGAAACACCGCGTGAAGGTGGCCGCAAATTACTTCAAAATATTGCAGACTTAGCAAAAGAATTAATTGCTGATAATAAAATTGAAGCTGTAGGACTCTCTGCCGCAGGATTTGTTTCATCTGATAGAAAAACGATGTTGGCTGCGCCAAATATTGCGGATTGGAATGGCGTAGATCTTGATAAGGAGTTAAACGAATTGATTGGCCTGCCAGTTGTTATTGAAAATGATGCAAATGCGGCAGCATGGGGAGAAGCCAAATTCGGCGCAGGCAAGAATCAAGATCATGTAATGCTTTTGACAATTGGAACTGGCATTGGCGGCGGCTTAGTCATAAATGGAAATCTACATCGTGGAGCATTTGGTGTGGCAGCCGAATTTGGTCATGTGCGTGTTGTTCCAGAGGGACATTTATGTGGTTGCGGTGCCCGAGGTTGCTTTGAACAATATGCATCTGGAAATGCATTATTGCGCCATGCACGCGAAGCGATAGCAGCGAGTCCAGAACTTGCACGAAATCTTTTATCACGCGGTGACGGAAGTGTTAATGGACTAACTGGTGCTGCAATCACAGATGCTGCCCGAGATGGGGATCCAGTAGCACTTGCAGCCTTTAACACAACAGCGCAGTGGCTCGGGGCTGGTATTGCAACATTAAGTGTTGTTCTTGATCCCCGATTTGTAATCATTGGCGGCGGAGTAATTGATGCTGGCGATATTTTGCTCAAACCAACTCGTGAAGCTGTTGCGCGTTATATGCCTTTTGCGGGAAAACACCCATACCCAGAAATTATTCCTGCAGCACTTGGTAATAAAGCTGGCCTTATTGGCGTCTCTGATTTAGCTAGACGCTAA
- a CDS encoding lysophospholipid acyltransferase family protein, producing the protein MNVNNLPYGVLRAFLTPFLMLAFRPKVKGLRNVPASGPVIIASNHLSFSDSIFMPLVVPRKVTFLAKSEYFTSPGPKGLLKKLTFIALGQVPVDRSGGRRSEAALITGLQVLAEGECLGIYPEGTRSPDGRLYKGRSGIARLAIESGAPIIPVAMFNTEKIQPTGKVIPKIMRVKMIFGEPMYFEGDSADLLHLRDVTDQIMKKIQEMSGQEYVDIYASRKKDELKDESEY; encoded by the coding sequence ATGAATGTAAACAATCTTCCATACGGCGTGCTGCGTGCATTTCTTACTCCATTTTTGATGTTGGCTTTTCGTCCCAAGGTAAAAGGCTTGAGAAATGTTCCAGCCAGTGGCCCCGTCATAATCGCGAGTAATCATTTATCTTTTAGTGACTCGATTTTTATGCCACTTGTGGTTCCACGCAAGGTTACATTTCTTGCAAAATCTGAATACTTCACTTCTCCTGGTCCAAAAGGGTTACTCAAGAAATTAACTTTTATCGCACTCGGCCAAGTTCCTGTTGATCGTTCCGGCGGTCGTCGCAGTGAAGCCGCTCTGATTACTGGATTACAGGTTCTGGCAGAAGGGGAGTGTTTAGGTATCTATCCCGAAGGAACTCGTTCTCCTGATGGTCGTTTATATAAAGGACGCAGTGGAATTGCTCGTCTGGCAATTGAATCAGGGGCTCCAATTATTCCGGTTGCAATGTTTAACACCGAAAAAATTCAACCAACGGGCAAAGTAATTCCAAAGATTATGCGAGTGAAAATGATTTTTGGTGAGCCAATGTATTTTGAAGGGGACTCAGCAGATTTACTACACCTGCGAGATGTCACCGATCAAATTATGAAAAAGATTCAAGAAATGTCTGGCCAGGAATACGTAGATATTTATGCCAGTCGCAAGAAAGATGAACTCAAAGACGAATCTGAGTATTAA
- a CDS encoding PD-(D/E)XK nuclease family protein — protein sequence MKKPAAPATEFISPSDLTFGLSTCKRCLWIKYWFKVTMPGAFPLVGTLADLQEKHFRGASMQDIHPTLRPGKVTQWGGWVKSKPITLNGFETRWHIRGKYDLVASNEDGTVALIDCKVSDSSRDNGEFYAPQLEAYAHSLENPLQGAAVSVATMGLLVWNPNAAFDIKEKQGFFAAQHYLPVERNEAQFMALIEDLINVLEADFPDAGPKCPTCNYLVQRSEIED from the coding sequence ATGAAAAAACCAGCAGCCCCGGCCACAGAATTTATCTCACCCTCTGATCTCACATTTGGATTATCAACATGTAAAAGATGTTTATGGATTAAGTATTGGTTTAAGGTAACTATGCCTGGTGCTTTCCCTTTAGTTGGCACATTGGCAGATCTGCAGGAAAAACACTTTCGTGGGGCATCTATGCAAGATATACACCCAACACTTCGCCCAGGAAAAGTCACACAATGGGGCGGATGGGTCAAGAGCAAGCCCATCACATTAAATGGTTTCGAAACGCGTTGGCATATCCGCGGAAAATATGACTTAGTTGCAAGCAATGAAGATGGCACCGTAGCCCTTATTGATTGCAAAGTGTCAGATAGTTCTCGAGATAACGGTGAATTCTATGCTCCTCAATTAGAGGCGTATGCACACTCCCTTGAAAATCCACTTCAAGGCGCTGCGGTCAGTGTGGCAACGATGGGTTTACTTGTGTGGAATCCCAACGCAGCATTTGATATCAAAGAAAAACAAGGGTTCTTTGCAGCTCAGCACTATCTGCCTGTAGAGCGAAATGAAGCACAATTCATGGCGCTGATTGAAGATCTCATTAATGTATTGGAAGCAGATTTTCCTGATGCAGGCCCAAAGTGTCCAACATGTAATTACTTAGTGCAGCGAAGTGAAATCGAGGATTAA
- a CDS encoding LysE family translocator, with protein MVIPSRLPEYIVAAMVIILAPGPSVLFVIARAIAWGRKTAVFTVAGNVTGAFALSTLVAIGLGPVLQRSDLAYAAIQWGGGLYLMYLGVDAIRHRRVHAEDMRNQGDIAPGIARSVRDGFWVGALNPKGLVFYAAVLPQFVDREKGSVALQLIFLGAVFSILAFISDGSWGLLAGTARQWLATDPKRLEKLRATGGTVMIILGISVLISAIVSA; from the coding sequence ATGGTCATTCCTTCGCGGCTACCTGAATACATCGTGGCCGCGATGGTGATCATCTTGGCGCCAGGACCAAGTGTTTTATTCGTTATCGCTCGAGCGATTGCCTGGGGCCGCAAAACAGCAGTCTTTACAGTTGCAGGAAATGTCACTGGTGCCTTTGCACTTTCTACTCTTGTGGCAATTGGACTAGGACCAGTACTTCAAAGATCTGATCTTGCATACGCCGCTATTCAATGGGGTGGCGGTTTGTATCTCATGTACCTAGGCGTGGATGCCATCAGACATCGACGAGTACACGCTGAAGATATGCGCAATCAAGGCGATATCGCTCCGGGCATTGCGCGTTCTGTCCGCGATGGGTTTTGGGTTGGAGCGCTTAATCCAAAAGGTTTAGTTTTTTATGCCGCAGTTTTGCCGCAGTTCGTTGATCGCGAAAAAGGAAGCGTTGCGCTTCAGCTAATTTTTCTTGGTGCAGTTTTTTCCATTTTGGCATTTATCTCCGATGGATCCTGGGGTTTACTAGCGGGCACCGCACGTCAATGGTTGGCAACTGATCCGAAAAGATTAGAAAAACTACGCGCAACAGGTGGAACAGTGATGATTATTCTTGGAATATCGGTCTTGATCTCAGCAATTGTCAGTGCTTAG
- a CDS encoding PadR family transcriptional regulator, translating to MRSRSESLEFALLGLLSQSPLHGYELRKRMSAIFGPFRALSFSVLYPQLRKMMEAGLIDASVADTSRRSRIVYVITAKGTKRFETLAETVSPDTWEDEGFEIRFAFFGPTSTKNRVRILEGRHRRLKEKAEILRGELEKSPVGIDKYLEEWRRHSLESAQREIDWLEDMIKTERK from the coding sequence ATGCGCTCGCGTAGTGAGTCACTCGAATTCGCCCTCCTTGGACTTCTTTCACAGAGTCCGCTTCACGGCTATGAACTTCGCAAAAGAATGAGCGCCATATTTGGTCCATTTCGCGCACTCTCATTTTCTGTTCTCTATCCGCAATTACGCAAAATGATGGAAGCCGGACTCATTGATGCATCCGTGGCTGACACATCTCGGCGCTCGCGAATTGTTTATGTGATCACAGCAAAAGGAACGAAACGCTTTGAAACTCTGGCAGAGACAGTAAGTCCTGATACATGGGAAGACGAAGGTTTTGAAATTCGCTTTGCATTCTTTGGTCCAACATCGACTAAGAATCGCGTACGAATTTTGGAAGGCCGACACCGTCGGTTGAAAGAGAAAGCAGAGATTTTGCGTGGAGAGCTCGAAAAATCTCCCGTGGGAATCGATAAATATCTCGAAGAGTGGCGTCGTCACTCTTTGGAATCAGCACAGCGAGAAATCGACTGGCTGGAAGACATGATCAAAACCGAGAGGAAATAG
- a CDS encoding inositol-3-phosphate synthase has translation MKITTGKGDIRVAIVGVGNCANSLIQGVVYYKDAARDQEIPGLMHAVVGGYHINNVKFVAAFDVDKKKVGLDMADAIWASENNTIKFANVDKTGVEVLRGVTHDGLGRYYRETIEESSAAPVDVVAVLKEEQVDVLICYLPVGSEVAAKFYAQCAIDAGCAFVNALPVFIASDPVWEKKFADAGLPIVGDDIKSQVGATITHRIMAKLFQDRGVHLDRTYQLNVGGNMDFKNMLERDRLESKKISKTNSVTSQLHHDLGEKNVHIGPSDYIPWLDDRKWAYVRLEGRAFGDVPLNLEYKLEVWDSPNSAGVIIDALRCAKIGLDRKIGGALLSPSSYFMKTPPTQYTDEQAHVKTEDFISGKLDR, from the coding sequence GTGAAAATAACAACCGGTAAAGGCGATATCCGAGTTGCAATCGTTGGCGTTGGAAACTGCGCTAACTCTCTAATTCAAGGCGTTGTCTATTACAAAGATGCTGCCCGCGACCAAGAGATTCCAGGACTGATGCACGCTGTTGTTGGGGGATACCACATCAATAACGTCAAGTTCGTTGCAGCATTTGATGTCGATAAGAAAAAAGTCGGTCTAGACATGGCAGATGCCATCTGGGCGAGTGAAAACAACACTATTAAATTCGCCAATGTTGATAAAACAGGCGTTGAAGTTTTGCGTGGAGTTACACATGATGGCCTTGGTCGTTATTACCGCGAAACAATCGAAGAGTCATCTGCAGCGCCAGTTGACGTTGTAGCAGTTCTCAAGGAAGAGCAAGTAGATGTACTTATTTGCTACTTGCCAGTGGGATCAGAAGTTGCAGCGAAGTTCTATGCACAGTGTGCAATTGATGCAGGATGTGCTTTTGTTAATGCACTTCCAGTCTTTATTGCATCTGACCCAGTATGGGAGAAGAAATTTGCTGATGCCGGTCTACCCATCGTTGGCGATGACATCAAGAGCCAGGTAGGTGCAACTATTACGCACCGAATCATGGCTAAGTTATTCCAAGATCGCGGTGTTCACCTTGATCGCACCTACCAATTAAATGTTGGTGGAAACATGGACTTTAAGAACATGCTTGAGCGTGATCGCCTAGAGTCCAAGAAGATTTCAAAGACCAACTCAGTTACATCACAACTTCATCATGATTTGGGTGAAAAGAATGTTCACATCGGACCTTCTGATTACATTCCATGGCTAGATGATCGAAAGTGGGCCTACGTTCGCCTCGAAGGTCGTGCTTTCGGTGATGTTCCTCTAAATCTTGAGTACAAGCTAGAAGTATGGGACTCACCAAACTCTGCTGGTGTAATCATCGATGCGCTTCGCTGCGCAAAGATTGGTCTTGATCGCAAAATTGGTGGAGCACTTCTTTCACCATCTAGCTATTTCATGAAGACTCCACCAACTCAATACACAGATGAACAAGCACATGTTAAGACTGAAGATTTCATTTCAGGAAAGCTTGATCGCTAA
- a CDS encoding LuxR C-terminal-related transcriptional regulator, producing MAIDITIANRELTPFEKLVLGLLCEGKSNSAIAAQTSHTEKVVENTVSRSAKAFAIKSDADTNTRVLLALAFRTHYGDSAFDKLQVECQHFEIDSDGRSICHRHD from the coding sequence ATGGCAATAGATATAACGATAGCGAACCGCGAACTAACACCATTTGAAAAGCTGGTACTTGGCCTGCTCTGCGAGGGTAAATCAAATTCGGCTATTGCAGCACAAACTTCTCATACCGAAAAAGTTGTGGAAAATACGGTCTCTCGTTCCGCCAAAGCTTTTGCTATTAAATCCGATGCGGACACAAATACCCGAGTACTACTTGCACTTGCTTTTCGTACACATTATGGAGACAGCGCTTTCGACAAACTACAAGTTGAGTGCCAGCACTTTGAAATAGATTCCGATGGCAGATCAATTTGCCATCGCCATGATTAA
- a CDS encoding enoyl-CoA hydratase-related protein, with protein MSEILTTSAEQILTISFNRPAKMNALTRDMYAGLATALNEAAGDFGIRAVILTSEGDHFTAGNDIGDFMANPPTDSDSDVAKFLAALLDFPKPLLAAVKGNAVGVGTTMLLHCDVVVASPTAKFSMPFTSLGLVPEAGSSYLFPRLVGYQRAAQIFMTGDSFDAAAAKEMGLVAQIENDPITAVTTIAKHIAQQPPQAMINTKALLKSGSHDAVAAVMRAEFELFSLALQSEEAMDAFMKFMAKKGK; from the coding sequence ATGAGCGAAATCTTGACCACAAGCGCTGAGCAAATCCTCACAATCAGCTTTAACCGCCCCGCAAAGATGAATGCGCTGACTCGCGATATGTATGCCGGTTTGGCAACTGCGCTCAATGAGGCTGCTGGAGATTTTGGAATTCGGGCTGTAATTCTGACAAGTGAAGGCGATCATTTCACTGCGGGAAACGACATTGGCGATTTTATGGCCAATCCTCCCACCGACAGTGATTCAGATGTCGCTAAGTTTTTGGCAGCGCTATTAGATTTTCCTAAACCTTTACTTGCAGCAGTGAAAGGAAATGCGGTCGGAGTAGGAACAACCATGTTGCTTCATTGCGATGTAGTGGTTGCATCTCCTACGGCCAAGTTTTCTATGCCATTTACTTCCCTGGGATTAGTTCCTGAAGCAGGTTCAAGTTATTTATTCCCACGTCTAGTTGGCTACCAAAGAGCTGCGCAAATTTTTATGACCGGAGACTCTTTTGATGCCGCAGCCGCAAAAGAGATGGGACTTGTGGCGCAGATTGAAAATGATCCAATTACCGCAGTAACCACAATTGCTAAACACATTGCGCAGCAACCACCACAAGCAATGATTAATACCAAAGCACTGCTCAAGAGTGGATCACATGATGCGGTAGCCGCGGTCATGCGCGCAGAGTTTGAGCTATTTTCTCTCGCACTTCAATCAGAGGAAGCAATGGATGCTTTCATGAAATTTATGGCCAAGAAGGGTAAATAA
- a CDS encoding SDR family oxidoreductase: MSLAGKRIFVTGGSRGIGLAIALRAAQDGALIAIAAKTAEANPKLPGTIFSAAKEIEVAGGTALPIQCDIRDEAQIEAAINKTAEQFGGIDILVNNASAINLTRTDQTPAKRFDLMFDVNVRGTFLVSQAALPHLRQSAEAGRNPHILNLSPPLSMKAVWFKNHVAYTMAKYGMSMCVLGMAEEFKRDGIGVNALWPRTVIDTAALQMIPGIDAKAGRTPQILADAAHIIFSRDAKECTGNFFVDDTLLASEGITDLEKYSVTPGTKDFLLDFFLD; the protein is encoded by the coding sequence ATGTCACTCGCAGGAAAGCGCATCTTTGTTACTGGTGGTTCACGTGGAATAGGTTTGGCAATTGCTTTGCGCGCCGCCCAAGATGGCGCGCTCATCGCCATTGCTGCAAAGACAGCTGAAGCCAATCCAAAACTACCCGGAACTATTTTTTCAGCAGCAAAGGAAATCGAAGTAGCAGGTGGCACAGCGCTTCCAATTCAATGCGACATTCGCGATGAGGCTCAAATCGAAGCAGCAATTAACAAAACAGCAGAACAATTCGGTGGAATCGATATTTTGGTCAATAACGCAAGTGCGATTAATTTAACTCGCACGGATCAGACTCCCGCAAAGCGTTTTGATCTTATGTTTGATGTCAATGTCCGTGGAACGTTTCTGGTTTCACAAGCAGCCTTGCCACATTTACGACAGTCAGCAGAGGCTGGCCGCAATCCGCACATTTTGAATCTTTCCCCTCCACTATCAATGAAAGCCGTATGGTTTAAAAATCACGTTGCCTACACAATGGCAAAGTATGGAATGAGCATGTGCGTTCTTGGCATGGCAGAAGAATTCAAGCGAGATGGCATTGGCGTTAATGCCTTATGGCCACGAACTGTCATCGATACCGCAGCACTGCAAATGATTCCGGGTATTGATGCGAAAGCGGGCAGAACACCACAAATTCTCGCTGATGCCGCACACATCATCTTTAGTCGTGATGCCAAAGAGTGCACAGGCAACTTCTTTGTAGATGACACGCTCCTTGCAAGTGAGGGAATCACAGACCTTGAAAAATACTCAGTCACTCCAGGAACGAAGGATTTCTTACTCGACTTTTTCTTGGACTAA